The genomic window atagaccCTCTTGGTTAAGAATATAAGACTTATGTCTCTCTTAAACCAAATgcaagttttaaaaaaacagtatGAAGTATTGGGATTCTTGGGACCATTGTTTTATTATAACTAcatttttgttaaaaatgaaTACCTTATTAAGTCTCCCATGGCCACTCCAGGGGTTtggagatagaagaaaatgataCTTAGGCTTCTCTAAGTAGTAAGTAGCTGTCTTTATGAATTGAGTGCCTATACTGCCCTCTGAGGAACAAAGGCACATTGTGATTCTGGGCCTGAGGCCCAAGATGAGGTCCAAGCCCAGCCACCATCCCCCTGGGAGAAGAAAGTGGGGCTCACCTTCCTCCCCCTTTGTCAGGGGCCAGAGTAGACTTTCCCATCTTTGACAGCTAAATCATTTTTCTTGGGGCTGGCCCTGGTCATAGCCCCATATACgtacccacacacatacacacagattcaCTCCTATTCTGGGCATATTAGTGTCAACAAGTGACATAGTGTCATGAGACTTTTGTGAAAACCAGGTTTATTACAAGAGACATGAACATAACGTAGAACCCAAAGGGTTCCCAGTCTTTACAAATGtaaacattttcataataataagaCAGAAAGGAGGTGATACCAGGAAGTGTATGGTGCAGCAAAGGTGGGGAAAAAAGACAAGACCACTCCCCACGAGGAGGAGCAAAGTGGTGGCAAAAGATTTggtcttttcccttgggaactgctagacTATGAAGAGATGAAGGTCTGCTTATCTTTAAAGGAACCCAGCTGCACAAGCATTATCCCAGCCTGGCACAGGCTAGAACTGGCGCCTGCCTTGCCTCCCAAGTACACAAAGGGAGTACAGCTTGgggtacaaaaacaaaatctgtcaGCTCAGAGGGAGCTTCATCCTTGACACATTCAGGGCCTCCTGCATGCTCTATGTCCAGTGTTTCTGCCAGGGAATACTCAGCTTTTTATTTGCAGTAATATTACCAgaagtcaactttttttttttaatccttaagaggagtctttaaaaaagaaaaatcggGAAATATGTCCTGAGCAGGAGGAAACTAAAAGTACTGAGATGTTTTTTAACCcctgggaagaaaagagaagggtggCATTATGGGGGCATAGATCACAGTAGTAGTAATATCAGCTGAGTTTTATATGatgcttcattttctcatttgaaaggacagtggaaagagtatttgCTGGCTCTGGATTCGGGGGAACCAAGTTCAAATACCACCTATCATAGAAACTACCtgattgaccttgggcaaatcacttaatctccctgtgccttcatttcctcatctgaaaaatgagggcatATCTCAAAAAGAAATCAATTCTGCTGGCTGCATgtagacttagaaaaccacaaattaatattatcaatattgtatggtattttttatttattttattaaacatttgtgaagtacattttaatcttgtcCAGGCAGCACTGTGGCATTTTGTAGTAAGTTTGACACCTGTgttagatgacctcagaggtctcaTCCAGCTCTAGATATAAGATTTGtggcctgagttccaatctcaccttcGTTTCTTATTGCCAATGTGACCTGGACTAAATCCCTTACCCTTAACCTCTCTAGACTTTGATTTTATCAGTTGTAAAACAAAGAGGTTGGTCTACAaagtcctctgaggtcccttccagttctaaattctccctTGATCATCCTAACAGTCTTATGAGATAAAAGATGCAGCTATTACTATCTTGATTTTATAGACGGGAGAACCAAGGCTCAGTGCAgaaagtagctaggtggcaccatggagcACAGaatgccaggagtcaggaagacctgagctcagatctagcctcagacacttactagttgtgtgaccctgggcaagtaagtcacttaaacgactctgtctgactcagtttcctcaactgtaaaatacggttaatagtagcacctacctcatggtAAGTTCTTTATAATGCTTGTTCCTTCCCCTTCAGAGAAGGTCTGTGATCACACATCTGAGGTAGGATGCAAACCCTAATCTTTCCTAACTCAAAGCCAGCACtcattccactgtaccacacagtTTCTCAGTGTAACTGAcatgaaggggagagagagagacatacaacacagacagaaatagacacagagagagacacatacacacagagaaagagacagaggtagagagatgcagaaagaaacaaaaatagagatacagaaagagacagcAACACACACACAGTCTCCACATATAGAAAGACTTTCCATAAGAAGGCTATGTGTATAATGCCTTTTGTAGAGTTTGGGGAAATGGCAGCTAACTCTTTTTTTAGAATTGAGTATGGTCTTGCCTGGAAGCTGTGGGAAAGTGTCATGGAACCCCTTCCACAAGGATTAGTATTCGCAGTGAACTAGTTACTACCCCAATAAGAACAGTAGCTgccatcttcattttttttttttcagacatgaGAAGGTAAGGGAAACAAGTACTCAACCGAGAATCCTGGACTTCAGTATGTCTAGAGAACCCTTCCCCTGAAGGCCTTTCTCTTGAACCTTTAAGCCACCATGTTGGCTTCCCCATACAATCTCTCTGCATATATTCTGACCTCCCTATGTGCATATGATGCAACGGAGCCCCTGTGAGGCCACCAGACCTCTTGAGATGGGTTTAGGCAATGGGGATAGGCTCTACTGAGTCATCTATACACTTTCCTTTGGGACTTCTTATGACTAAGAACCTGTACTTGTGATTATGGCTGGAAGGGAGTTAAAGGGGCCATCTGGGCACATGAGCCAAAACTAATTGCCCCTCCGTAAGGTCAAAGCCTTGACTTCGTAAGCATCATGTTCCAGTTATCTGAGTGACTTGAACCTCAGCAGGTTAGAATaataacataaataataaaaattccttgctttaagatttccaagtattttcctcacaataaccctgcaagaTAAATTCAGCTATTAACCCCATTTTTCATATGGGAAAACAGGTTcagaaaggggaagtgatttgcccagggtcacacagccagcaagtactttttttctttgacaagacatgtgatttcattaatataagaAAGTCCTACTGAGGCAACTTCTTGAACCAATGCAAATCAGCAATTTTTCTGCaattagtcttagagagtttgtTGGAAACCTGCAGTTAAGTGACATAGCCATTTTATGTCAAAGGTAGGAATTGAACCAAGATTGGCCTTCTCTCCACTCTACCATGACAGCTCTCCTTAATAAGCGTTAGAATCGGGAgatgaacccagatctcctaacaccaagtctagcactctctcTTTATGCCATGCTGCATAATTTACAATGACTGTGAGATTCACAGATACCTGTGTTCAGAACTAGGGGTCTTCCTCCAAATGCTGATGTCCTGGGAGTTGATATTGtctgtttccctctctttcaGGTTCACTACTATAAAAAACAGAATCATATGTGCTGATCCAAATGAAAAATGGGTCCAAGACGCAATACAGTTTCTGAATaatgcttctgctgctgctgccgctgctgctacTGCTCAAAAACAAACTCAAGGAAAGGATAATATCGGCACATTTGAAAAACTTACAGGAGAGAATGGGATTCCAACCACCCAGGTCCATGGTGGAGGGAACAATGTTCCAGCTACTATCCTGGTTCCAGAAGCCACCAGGGCCCCTGTACCAACAACCATCAGTCCTAGCCCAAGCCCAACTCCTACTTTCCCAGGGGATGAAGTGGCCTTGGAAACCTCCCCAGGGCTGCCAGCCAACATAGCTAGTTCATCAGTGTCATTCCCTGACCCTCTTCTGGTGGGATCCACCTCATCCATGGTGGGGAGAAATAGTCCAGATCCTCTGCTGGCCTCCCAGGGGACTGAGACTTTCAATATGGAGGCTGTATCTGCAACGATGACTCCAACTCTTGAGAATTCTGATTCAGGCTCCTTGGCTAAGGGGAAGATGTCTGAGGAGACTCCTGCTATTTCTCACCCCAGGGAAGAGGGTTCGGGAAGGCCGAAGGACCATTCGGAAAATCCCATTATTAGTGAGGAGATGAGCACTATTTTCATGCTCACAAATCCCTTCTCCAATTTGGCTATAGACAATGCAGAGCACCACTCCCCTGCCTCTAACTCAGAAAGTCGAGGTTCAGAGTTGGTTGGGAGAACcaacctaccttccaaggttgaaATGCTTCCCCATGCCACAGCTGATCCCCAAAGGCTAGAAGTTGCTATCACAGCCATCCCAGACTCTCCACAAGCAGCCACCCGAAGGCAAGCTTTtggcctcctggctttcctgggcTTCCTCTTTTGTTTAGGGGTGGCCATGTTTGCCTATCAGAGCCTCCAGAGCTGCCCTCGTAGGATGGCAGGAGAAGTGGTCGAGGGTCTCCGTTATATACCCAGGAGCTGTGGGAGTAACTCTTATGTCCTAGTCCCTGTGTGAACCTGAGTCCCTGTGAGAGCCTCTACTGTCTGTGTCCAGACACCAATCTTTGACTGAGTCAGCCACCCCATTGCTTCTCTGGTCCTTGTTGGCAGTGCCAATGGCCCTGTGCCAAACCTGAGGCAAGAGCCTGGGCTACCCTGGAAACCACCAAAGGGAATTAGGGTGGGGGACACTCCCAGTTCCATTATAGGAGGCATAGGCATGTCCCTGCCCTGGAAGGTGCCCCAAAGCTGGAAAATCCCTCATGTGCCGCTGGTCGGTCAGAGGTTCCCCTTGTACCAGGTTCTCTCCTCTGATGAAAAACTACTTATTGAATGCCTCCCTCCCCGTCCCGATCCACCTCTCTACCACATACGGGTCTAGCTCTGGGCCCTTGGGTTGGCTGATTTGCTCTCAGATTTTATCATTTCTCTGTTCTCCCTTGGCTACCTGTGCCCCATGTCGCCCACCCCACCTCCCTGGCTAGCTGAGGTGCTATTTGACTCAGTCACCTGTATGGAAACCAAATGCCCTAGCCGGGTTCTCATTTCTTTGCATGAGGCAAATGTGGCATTTCCTGAGGGATCGCCCCACTCAAAGCCAGTGGGACATaatcagaaaggaaagaagattttTGTTGTCGTCTGTGGggggttttgtttgttgttgttgatttgatttgatttgcttCTCTGAGGAATTTGGTCTGTTATTGAAATCCCTGCTAGCCCTAGGGGCTGGCTCTTCTCCCTACTGAAAGAGGAATGTGGTTGTGATTCTGGGAAATGGAATAGAGGTGAACAGATGCTTCAGCAACCCATGTCCTTGATCCTTACTTTGAAAAggtctccatatattttagaaatagcCCAGTGATCAGAATATAGGACACCCACTTCCCTGGCTTATTCAGTGGCTCCCAGAAGCCTTCCCCCTTATCCTCACACCCCAGCATTTgcagtctccttccttccctggtCTCTGAAGTCAATGATTGGGGAGAGTAGAGAAACTTACAGTTTTGGCATTTACCACTTGGTCACCAGCTGGGGTATCATGTccttgggaaagagaaagaagtgaaggaccAACTTTCAGTGCTACTAGATGAGGATAGGTATACCTTTCGTGGATGCTGCCTAATTAACCCAGAGAACTATAGGTCTAGCTTAAAGCCACCTTTCATTAGTGGTCAGCTCCAGTTCATTGGTAAAAGATTGCTGACCAATGACCTAATGAAAGTGATGGTACTAGGGTGTCAAGGATCAGCATTTTCAATTTGTCTCTTAAGGTCAGTTACTCTACCTAACTCTCCTCCCTGATCATCATTGTGCCCTGAAAtccctaatccctcttccaaaaCTAGGGTGTCAGAAGAACCAAAAGTATGTGGTTACATAGTTAGATGGGCAAAGGTCTGAACTAACTggatttttggtttttctttttcttttttctctgaatgtccTTTGCCCAGAtagtgaaagacagaaagatgtaGGGGAAGCCATAGGCAGGAGACCAGCTTTCCAAGACAATAACTGAGTGATGTCTAAATTTATagacgtatgtatatatgtaatatataatatatacatttcttAAGCTGACCCTATCCTGGTCAGTTTgcatcatctgcaaagtggggaaTGGACCCATGGCCCTTTATCATGGCAGTCCCTAGTATTAATTCCGTTGAATCTCTTTGCCTGCAGCTCTTACCCTGTGTTTACCCTCAAAGAAGGCCCTTGATCCTCCCCTACTTGGGCTACCCTCAGGCTGAAAGCAAAGCTCCACTACTTAGAGCACAATTTTATATCAGAAGATGAAATGTTAAGTCTTAAGTCTGATTTAGGGTGGTCCCTGTGGTGTTGGGGCCACTGACCAACCCTAGCTGATCTGCCTGGTCTTAGCCTCATGAAAGAAAGTCTTTCAGTGCAAAGCAAGTAGGGAAGATGGCAGACTTGTTTGACGAAGGAGGTAGAAAAGGAGGTTTAGAAGCCATTTGGAATGAATTGACTACAGATTGTCTGGAAGCAGCTGAACCTTTGGGAGAAGCATGCTGAGACCTAGGAAGTGAGTTTTCCTGCCCTGTAAGGGGGCAAGGAGGAGTTGGGAGTAGTAGGAAGAGATTCTAAGGGCAGCTAATCTCCACCCTAGGGACCATCCACACACAACTACCCCTGACCTATGGACAGTGGATAAAGATGCTGTCCATTCCAGAGGAATGAGGTACTTGACAGGCATcggctcctctcctctcctctcctcatcaCTCATTGCCAGTGTCTGtatcattttgtattttagtaagaaaaagaagcattaaaAGTCCTGTGAAACAaatgttggctttttttttttagcagaagtCCTAGAGAATAACCTACTCCACTACctcaccccccactccccccctccccccccccccccccactaccccAGCATCTTAGGGAAAGAGGAGCCAGGAGATACTAACATACTGGGTGAAGGAGGAGAACAGATTGCATTGTTACCTTGGCTCTGCTTTTAGTTTGCTATCTGACCTACTGAACATACCTTGTCCTCTTTGAATCTTAGCTTCTGTCtctgaaaaaagggaagaggtgatctctgaggtcctcttAGCTCTaacaagctctctctctctctggtctttcactttaaaaagtttattattgatatattttgtttttagatcACTTTTGTTTTCCACTgcctccatctcccctccccctttcagaGGGTCATTccttataaaacaataataataataataataaagaaaaaaggctaGTTTAGTCAAACTAAGCaacatattgaaaaagtctgacatgTGCAGTGGTCCATCTCCATATTTCCCCACCTCTAAAAAGAAGTTGAGGGAGGTGccttctaatatctcttctttgagaTTAAGCTTGACTATCATAAATTTGCAATATTCAGTTTTAATTTCTCCCtcagattttttaaattgttaatcattttttttttaattccttccttgaatgttggagagagagaggcaaagctGAGAGTAGAAACCAGCTCTGGGAAGCAGCTGCCTTGCTTTGCACTACTTTTGCCTATTCTACTTGGTATTTGCCCAGGAGCAATTAACCCCCTGTTCCTGAGGTGCAGCAGCTGCAGGTGAGGTCCCTCCAGTGAATTTAGAGGTCTTAGATGAAATGGGTGCTGTGTAGAAATGCAGGAATTAACAAAGTTTTCTTAACTCACAACTCTTAAGGGGCGTTCATTCCATTTGAAATTTCCTGCCTGACCCTTGGGGCTGTCACTTCCTGGTTTGTGTCTTGTCAACTTCCTTCCCTCCAACACTTGTAGGGACTGTTTGAACAGTAGCTACAACAATAAACATCACATTCCCCACTTCTCTGTACACTCCCAGAAGGTGGAGTCCAGAGAGACTATTCATAAATTCAAGCAGATACAATTAAAGGGAATTTCTAGCTTAGACTAAATTGTACAAGCCATGAGCAAACCCTCCACTTGGTCTTTCCAAAACTGACCAGGCAATGTACTTTTAGAACAgagcctcctttccctcctccaacaAACTGGGAGAAAGGTCTCATGCTTTCCCAGATAAATGACACACAGCTGCAGAGTCTCATGAAAAGACCAACCGAGTCATGCAAACCCAACTTGGCAGGATCTAACCCTGGCAGGCGGTACCAGCCGTTAGTGGCCAGAGCAGGGAAGCAGCAGGCCTTCTTAACTCCTTCCAGTCAAAGCTCACTAATTTCAGCTAGATTACAGGAGGCTAGTGTGAAtcaaagagaaaactgaatcacAGAACATCTGCAAAGAAAATCTGAGTCTACTTTCAAGGCCACAGTAGCACTAAAGGAGAAGGAATATTAGCAAGTAGTGTTGCCTCCTTAAGCAAGTAACACTCGTTTGGCAGTAGCACATTGTTGTTATGCAAAGGCATACTGCTAaaatgcttcaaaattttttctttacAGTAGGATAAACATCCTCCTCCCTGTACTGTTGTTTGTtgaattcacagaatcacagcatTGGAAGGGATCACAGAGAACATCTAGTCTATACCTATCCAAGAGTCTATTTTATGACATCTCCAACAAGTGAttatccagtctttgcttgaagactaaGTGTTagaggaggcagtgtggtgtagtagcTAGAGAACTGACCTTAGCtactagaagacctgagttacgtttctgcctctgacatacacTAGCTGTAGGACAGATTACTCAATAAACAAGGACAATGgtgtcaaatagaaatgaatttcCCCAGAatgcatactgacttagaaaaccacaaagtcACATTACCTGTGTTGTACTACATTTTTATTTActatgttaattatttcctatctgTACACTAGGGAGTTTTGTGGGACATGTGAGTTTGACAACTGTGCTCCAGGCAACTCCAAGACTATAAATTCAGGAAACAAGGTGCTATCCtggttggtagagggaatttcct from Notamacropus eugenii isolate mMacEug1 chromosome 1, mMacEug1.pri_v2, whole genome shotgun sequence includes these protein-coding regions:
- the CX3CL1 gene encoding fractalkine; amino-acid sequence: MGSWPPAWLLCLAVLGHLVSLMAGQHFSMNKCTHECPPLSRNLPQIPRQFLKRYDLTSPSCRIQAILFTTIKNRIICADPNEKWVQDAIQFLNNASAAAAAAATAQKQTQGKDNIGTFEKLTGENGIPTTQVHGGGNNVPATILVPEATRAPVPTTISPSPSPTPTFPGDEVALETSPGLPANIASSSVSFPDPLLVGSTSSMVGRNSPDPLLASQGTETFNMEAVSATMTPTLENSDSGSLAKGKMSEETPAISHPREEGSGRPKDHSENPIISEEMSTIFMLTNPFSNLAIDNAEHHSPASNSESRGSELVGRTNLPSKVEMLPHATADPQRLEVAITAIPDSPQAATRRQAFGLLAFLGFLFCLGVAMFAYQSLQSCPRRMAGEVVEGLRYIPRSCGSNSYVLVPV